One Amaranthus tricolor cultivar Red isolate AtriRed21 chromosome 1, ASM2621246v1, whole genome shotgun sequence DNA window includes the following coding sequences:
- the LOC130800148 gene encoding protein IQ-domain 26-like: MGKATKWLKSLLGMNKQNDKEKMVKSVTNEDLKREKITRVEGRWSFTKPTKEKVKEKQNVWFSRDFISESEKEQTKHAIAVAAATAAAADAAVAAAQAAVAVVRLTSHGHGRETLFSNGGKHRWAALKIQAHFKGYLARRALRALKGLVKLQALVRGYLVRKRAAATLQSMQALIRAQVAARFQRASQALSRSHRFHSEFRARKSMERFDESRNDHFHSKRLSTSYDPYINPYEGSPKIVEIDTYYKPKSRSRRINIKPTSYDFSGEDLQYPTMSSPLPCPFPGRAQIDCRNYDWSFYGDECRVSSAQSTPRFSNSVRSNGPPTPTKSVCGDSFFRPCSNSPGYMADTKSFRAKLRSHSAPRQRPDSQPKNRVSLYEMMAARNSISGVRMQRSSYSKVQDYSLNL; encoded by the exons ATGGGCAAAGCTACTAAATGGTTGAAATCCCTTTTAGGgatgaataaacaaaatgatAAGGAAAAAATGGTTAAATCTGTTACTAATGAAGATCTGAAGAGAGAAAAAATAACAAGAGTTGAAGGAAGATGGAGTtttacaaaacccacaaaagaGAAAGTGAAAGAAAAGCAAAATGTTTGGTTTAGTAGAGATTTTATTTCTGAATCAGAAAAAGAGCAAACTAAACATGCTATTGCTGTTGCTGCTGCGACTGCTGCTGCCGCTGATGCCGCTGTTGCTGCTGCTCAAGCTGCTGTTGCTGTTGTTAGATTGACTAGCCATGGCCATGGCAGAGAAACTCTGTTTTCTAATGGTGGAAAACACAGATGGGCTGCTCTTAAGATTCAAGCCCATTTTAAGGGCTATTTG GCAAGGAGAGCGCTTAGAGCCTTAAAAGGTCTAGTAAAATTACAAGCTCTTGTAAGAGGCTATCTTGTTCGAAAGCGAGCTGCAGCAACTCTTCAAAGCATGCAAGCACTCATCAGAGCGCAGGTGGCTGCACGTTTTCAAAGGGCTAGTCAAGCCCTGAGTCGGAGTCATAGATTTCATTCAGAGTTTCGAGCACGAAAATCCATG GAAAGGTTTGATGAATCAAGAAATGATCATTTCCATAGCAAAAGACTATCGACATCATATGATCCATATATTAATCCATATGAAGGGAGTCCCAAAATTGTTGAAATTGACACATATTATAAGCCAAAATCAAGGTCTAGGAGGATCAACATCAAACCAACATCCTACGATTTTAGTGGCGAAGATTTACAATACCCAACAATGTCTTCACCTCTACCATGTCCTTTCCCTGGCCGGGCCCAAATAGATTGTCGAAACTACGATTGGAGCTTCTATGGTGATGAATGTCGGGTCTCATCAGCTCAAAGTACACCTCGGTTTTCAAATTCAGTTCGATCCAATGGGCCCCCTACACCCACCAAGAGTGTATGTGGGGATAGCTTCTTTAGGCCTTGTTCGAACTCCCCTGGCTACATGGCGGATACAAAATCGTTTCGAGCCAAGCTTAGGTCCCATAGTGCCCCTAGACAAAGGCCGGATTCCCAACCCAAGAATAGGGTATCATTGTATGAGATGATGGCTGCTAGAAACAGTATTAGTGGTGTTAGAATGCAGAGATCTAGTTATTCTAAAGTTCAAGACTACTCCTTGAACTTGTGA
- the LOC130827849 gene encoding protein FAR1-RELATED SEQUENCE 11-like, producing MPSYNNLIPLSKLAPQESSKIEKSILALHTCSNEQVDLNDTLVVENDCEPFIGQTFESQEEAYAYYNNYAKRHGYVARKDRSDTNKHGKTIRRDFYCHRGGKKPLKVVDLSKSQRHKQSSKCECKAHMRITLKKRFDIFPEEWHVTKFVKEHNHELLSSEEMRFLPANRSISQQDEKQILLYKEAGLSVRQIIRVMELEKEIKHGELSFIERDVRNLFAKVKKVVGDDDVKSLLEYMKLAKQENNLFQYAYTMDNERRLEHLFWCQSQSFALYQRYGDVVVFDTTYKVNSYDMPCGIFVGVDNHGKTILFGCALLRNEKTSTFRWLMKVSPKTIITDQDPWMSEAIATELPSTKHSYCIWHITSKFSCWFSALLRTAYPDWCVAFYEAYKTTIPEEFEHKWNTMIHKYNLEENKHIQGLQNVKGFWAPAYLRDHFFGGMITTGRSEMINAFIKKFVSSNFSLKDFVKQVDIAIQEIDQRRVHNNMTATLRPIRLVIMMFNE from the exons ATGCCGTCTTAT AATAACCTTATCCCATTAAGCAAACTTGCCCCCCAAGAATCGAGTAAAATAGAAAAGTCAATTCTAGCCTTGCACACGTGCTCAAACGAGCAAG TTGACTTAAATGATACTCTTGTTGTGGAGAATGACTGTGAACCTTTTATTGGTCAAACTTTTGAGAGTCAAGAAGAGGCTTATGCATACTATAACAACTATGCAAAACGCCATGGATATGTGGCTCGCAAAGATCGATCGGACACTAATAAACATGGAAAGACGATTAGACGAGACTTTTACTGCCATCGTGGGGGGAAAAAGCCTTTGAAAGTTGTTGACTTATCCAAATCTCAAAGGCATAAACAATCTTCAAAATGTGAATGCAAGGCACATATGCGTATAACGTTGAAAAAGCGTTTCGATATATTCCCGGAAGAATGGCATGTCACAAAGTTTGTTAAAGAGCATAATCATGAATTATTGTCTTCTGAAGAAATGAGATTTTTGCCGGCTAATCGTTCTATTAGTCAACAGGATGAGAAGCAAATTTTATTGTATAAAGAAGCTGGACTTTCAGTTAGACAAATAATTCGAGTCATGGAGCTTGAAAAGGAAATCAAACATGGGGAGTTGTCATTCATTGAAAGAGATGTTCGTAATTTGTTTGCTAAAGTTAAGAAAGTGGTTGGTGATGATGATGTTAAGAGCCTATTAGAGTATATGAAATTGGCAAAGCAGGAAAATAATTTGTTTCAATATGCATACACCATGGATAATGAAAGGAGACTTGAACATCTATTTTGGTGTCAATCTCAAAGTTTTGCATTGTACCAAAGATATGGTGATGTAGTTGTCTTCGATACGACTTACAAAGTGAATTCATATGACATGCCTTGTGGAATTTTTGTTGGCGTCGATAACCATGGAAAGACTATTTTATTTGGTTGTGCTCTCCTTCGTAATGAAAAAACATCTACCTTTAGGTGGTTGATGAAGGTAAG TCCAAAGACCATCATAACTGATCAGGATCCTTGGATGTCAGAAGCAATTGCAACAGAATTGCCAAGTACGAAACATAGCTACTGTATTTGGCATATAACTTCAAAATTCAGTTGCTGGTTTTCAGCACTTCTCCGCACAGCCTATCCAGATTGGTGTGTGGCATTTTATGAGGCATATAAGACAACTATACCCGAAGAGTTTGAACATAAGTGGAATACAATGATCCATAAGTATAATCTAGAAGAGAATAAACACATTCAAGGTTTGCAAAATGTTAAAGGATTTTGGGCACCCGCGTATCTTCGTGATCATTTTTTTGGTGGGATGATAACTACAGGAAGATCAGAGATGATAAATGCTTTCATCAAGAAGTTTGTTTCTTCTAATTTTAGTCTGAAAGATTTTGTGAAACAG GTTGACATCGCTATTCAAGAAATCGATCAAAGACGAGTACATAATAACATGACTGCCACTCTCAGACCAATTAGGTTGGTGATAATGATGTTTAATGAATGA